One genomic window of Camelina sativa cultivar DH55 chromosome 5, Cs, whole genome shotgun sequence includes the following:
- the LOC104789776 gene encoding uncharacterized protein LOC104789776 — protein sequence MAQERGEPIANYLNRFKEKLTKVNVPEDAAMAAFRKGLIPGSPLRKDLNIREPKDLDDALHRASRFALDEEEEARIAAKTQDEQPSHPPKVKNRVEHHEPRKHHEPQDRKKGVIHAVSEVDDQEKQPSDPKELYCDFHTYPGHSTQECVHLKNYLYVKYLSGEVEATYQPKSARGGRGRRGGWRGGRSNRGHGAGGGRGYDGPPNAAQQLVNQAPANHQEEAPQADELPGPPKRQRGQNPERVNSPPRGRITTILGPPEDCADSVRALKKRHDKFASFKLLRASLHSVRTRYHSLWRMPKGSNTPIQTLWLSKSRWATSTSSES from the coding sequence ATGGCCCAGGAACGGGGAGAACCCATCGCCAACTACTTGAACAGGTTCAAGGAAAAGCTGACAAAGGTCAACGTCCCGGAGGATGCGGCAATGGCAGCCTTCAGAAAGGGCCTGATCCCTGGATCACCATTACGAAAGGACCTCAACATCCGGGAACCCAAGGACCTCGATGACGCGCTGCATCGAGCCTCCAGATTCGCACTggacgaggaggaggaagccCGAATAGCCGCAAAAACCCAGGACGAACAACCATCGCATCCCCCTAAGGTTAAAAACCGGGTCGAACACCACGAGCCCCGCAAGCACCATGAACCTCAAGATCGCAAAAAGGGGGTCATCCACGCAGTCTCCGAGGTGGACGATCAAGAGAAGCAGCCATCCGATCCGAAGGAACTCTACTGTGATTTTCACACATACCCCGGTCACTCCACACAAGAGTGCGTCCACCTGAAAAACTACCTGTACGTGAAGTATCTCTCCGGAGAAGTTGAAGCTACTTATCAGCCAAAAAGCGCTCGTGGAGGCAGAGGTCGCCGAGGGGGATGGCGCGGAGGACGATCTAACCGAGGCCATGGTGCAGGCGGCGGACGGGGTTATGATGGACCACCCAACGCAGCCCAACAGCTGGTCAACCAAGCACCCGCCAATCATCAGGAGGAGGCGCCCCAAGCAGACGAACTGCCTGGCCCTCCCAAACGACAGAGGGGACAAAACCCGGAGCGGGTCAATTCTCCTCCCCGTGGACGAATAACCACGATACTTGGTCCACCAGAGGACTGCGCAGACTCCGTTCGCGCACTAAAAAAGAGGCACGACAAGTTTGCGTCCTTCAAACTGCTCCGAGCGAGCCTTCACTCTGTTCGGACCCGATATCATTCACTTTGGAGGATGCCAAAGGGATCCAACACCCCCATTCAGACCCTTTGGTTATCGAAGTCTCGATGGGCGACTTCGACGTCGAGCGAGTCCTGA
- the LOC104789774 gene encoding uncharacterized protein LOC104789774, with product MGVTPDQLKPETRTLTGYDGVAKMSMGDVKLQVRAGGVTRKTKFAVVDAPPIYNAILGVPWIYAMQAVPSTYHLCLKFPTPTGICTLYGDQRVARACSVIEKKQRKTEAA from the coding sequence ATGGGCGTCACACCAGACCAACTAAAACCCGAAACTCGAACACTGACGGGCTACGATGGGGTCGCCAAGATGTCGATGGGAGACGTAAAACTACAAGTACGAGCTGGCGGAGTAACCCGGAAGACTAAATTCGCAGTCGTTGATGCACCACCAATCTACAACGCTATTTTGGGGGTACCGTGGATATatgcgatgcaggccgtaccgtcgacctatcacctctgcctcaaattcccaACTCCTACAGGAATCTGCACACTTTACGGCGACCAGAGGGTGGCCCGAGCCTGCTCTGTTATcgaaaagaagcagaggaagacggAGGccgcatag